In a genomic window of Thalassophryne amazonica chromosome 12, fThaAma1.1, whole genome shotgun sequence:
- the zgc:162816 gene encoding D-threo-3-hydroxyaspartate dehydratase, which yields MEGEPLSALCTPALVVDVDIVKRNAQKMRERCQKLGVQLRPHMKTHKTLECADIMTAGSQRCIVVSTLAEACFYADNGFDDILYAYSLPFDKVENCAALSERLNLFQVLLDHRDALQQLKNRPLRDGRQWHVWLKLDCGNGRAGVLHSDPEALQLAQAIDEAEGVELTGVYAHCGNTYNCRGVEQIQAVAQETTTLTLQFMEKLKAVGITCKSSIGSTPSCSHPIKDMAQLSEVHPGNYVFYDVQQSLIGSCTLEDVAVRVLTRVIGHCPHRNQLLVDCGWSGLSLDGAGKLPTGYTVIEGHPNLKLLSMTQEHGRVEPLSGQLDYNKYPLGSLLHLMPYHSCATAMMHPVYHVHSEGHLVGRWMPTRGW from the exons ATGGAGGGGGAGCCTCTCTCTGCACTTTGTACGCCTGCTCTGGTGGTGGATGTTGACATAGTGAAGAGAAATGCCCAGAAAATGAGAGAACGCTGCCAGAAACTTGGAGTCCAACTTCGACCACATATGAAGACCCACAAAACTCT TGAGTGTGCTGATATAATGACGGCTGGTTCACAGAGGTGCATTGTAGTCTCCACTTTGGCAGAGGCCTGCTTCTACGCTGACAATGGATTTGATGACATTCTTTATGCGTATTCTCTACCGTTTGATAAG GTGGAGAACTGTGCAGCGCTTTCAGAGAGGCTGAATCTGTTCCAAGTCTTACTGGATCACCGTGATGCTCTACAACAGCTCAAAAATAGGCCACTGAGAGACGGTCGGCAGTGGCACGTCTGGCTGAAACTCGACTGTGGCAATGGAAGAG CTGGTGTCTTGCACTCTGACCCAGAGGCTCTCCAGCTGGCTCAGGCCATTGATGAAGCAGAGGGAGTGGAGCTAACGGGAGTGTATGCCCACTGTGGGAACACCTACAACTGCAGAGGGGTGGAGCAAATACAGGCCGTTGCTCAGGAAACGACCACTTTGACGTTACAGTTCATGGAAAA GCTGAAGGCTGTTGGTATCACCTGTAAGTCCAGCATTGGCTCCACCCCCTCCTGTAGTCATCCAATCAAAGACATGGCACAGCTCAGCGAGGTGCATCCAGGAAACTATGTCTTCTATG ATGTGCAGCAGTCTCTGATTGGATCCTGCACTCTGGAGGATGTAGCTGTGAGGGTTTTGACCAGAGTCATCGGCCACTGTCCTCACAGGAACCAGCTCCTGGTTGACTGTGGGTGGAGTGGACTCAG TCTGGATGGAGCTGGAAAACTTCCCACGGGATACACTGTGATTGAAGGACATCCAAACCTCAA GTTGTTGTCTATGACCCAGGAGCACGGCAGAGTGGAGCCCCTCTCAGGTCAGCTGGACTACAACAAATACCCGCTGGGGTCGCTGCTCCACCTGATGCCCTACCAT TCATGTGCAACCGCGATGATGCACCCTGTATACCACGTGCACTCTGAGGGACATCTGGTGGGGAGGTGGATGCCCACACGCGGGTGGTGA